The following DNA comes from Lentibacillus sp. Marseille-P4043.
TCAGGCCTAAAAAGAAAAATTGTGTTGGCCCTGCATAATGTTCAAATAGCCATTCAATGAGCCGGCTTAATAATAAAATTGCTGTCCCGACCCCAATCGCAAGCGGGATTAAAAAGCCGAGTTGCTTTTTCCAATCCTTACTGAAGATCCCATTTATAGCTGCGATTAGCCGATCGTAGATGCCGAGCAAAACAGCGATTGTTCCCCCACTGACCCCAGGAATCACATCGCTTGCGCCCATCAGCATGCCGCGGTAAATATTTTTCCATTCCATTTAGTTAACCCCTCATCCATTTTCTATTACACATAACGTTATCATACCAAAAAATACTTGAATTTTATATATGAAGTTTTATAATGAATGTATGCTACCTTGTAACGCAAGGTAGCATTCTTATTGGTTGGTATCTTGTAAGGCAAGGTAGGTGCAAAAATTTGACGCTAAGAAGTCAGTTACTAAAAGGGATTCTAGAAGGCTGTATTCTATCTATTATTAAACAACAACCAACATACGGATATGAGCTTTCAGTTAGATTGCAGGAATTTGGTCTAGCTGATGTTAGTGAAGGTTCTATTTATCCCATCCTGCTTCGACTACAAAAGGAAAAATTGATTGAAGGTGTGATGAAAAAGTCAGAATCGGGACCTAAACGGAAATATTATCATTTAACACCAGACGGGGAACAGGCTTTAATCGAATTTATTCATCATTGGGAGACAATTAAACACCCTGTAGACCAAATCATTGAAAAAGGGGGGACATGATATGAACTTCAAGGAACTCATTGCGCTAAATAATGAGAAACGTGAACAATTAAATGAAGAAAACCTTGCTTATTATGAGGATATGCTTGTTTATATCAGGCTTAATTTCAACAAGTCGGAACAGCAAACGGAAGAAACTTTATTGGAGCTTCTTGAACACGTTTTGCAAGCCCAGTCAGAAGGCCGATCTGCGAAAGAGGTGTTTGGTGATGATCCAAAAGCATATTGTCAGGAATTAATCGGGGAGATGCCAAAAGAACAGATGAAGCAGCAAATCCCTTTTATTGTTCATCTTGTATTACAATTTCTCGGGATTATTAGCCTTGTAACAGGTGTTGTGCGACCTGGACTTTATTATTTATTCGATTTAGGCACAAATACGGTATCTATATCACTTGGCAAAGGGCTGATGTCCATTTTATTTTATCTCCTGCTCCTCTTTAGCTTTATTCTTATTATATTTATATGGATTAAACACTCATCCTTTAAAGAGAAGCAACCGAAAAAGTGGGTAGAATTTATCCAGCTTTGGGTAGTTGGCGTGATTCATATTGGTCTGTTTATTTTCGTACCAAAAGTAATTCCAGATTTCGGCACTGTCCTGACAATACCTGCACTCTGGTTTGCCGTTATTGGTGGAGTACTTTATCTTGTGTCTTATTTGTTTAAGAGAAATTGGTAGCTCATCGAAATTCCCTTTTCTGTTCATGGAAAGACCCAATAAGGTTTTTAGCAAAAGGTGAAGAGAATAAAAAAGTTGTATTTTTTGATTTAATTGCATATAATAAAAATAGAAGATAATAATAAAATGAGTCGTAAGTTTCAACCTACGACTCTAGACAGTTACCACAGGGTGTGGCGACTTTGCAAATGTTAGGTGTAAAAGTAATTACCCGTCTATTCGAGGTCAACAGGGTGATTACTTTTTTTCACGGCTGCTCACAATCAATACTGCAAGAGTTGCAAACAATCATCAACTCTAGTGATAACCAGTTTTTTTATTTTCAACTGATCAAAGCGCTATATTCTTCTCCGTATATAGAGGATAACTTTTTATCCTAATTTCACCATTAATTACCTTATCTAAATGCCACCACCACTCTGTATCTGGTTCCTTAGAGGTTGAAAAGTCATATATATTGTTAATGTGCTCATAGATATTTTGGATATTTTGAATTACCTCTAAATCAAAATATAATAATCTTAATTGTTCATTTTCGTCCATATTAGATATTTCCTTTTCAAGAGCACTTCTAAGATGCAGCATTTCCATTGTTTCGAATGGGCTTACCGTTAAATCCCTAATTTCTCTGCCATAGCGTTCGATTTTATTCATATAAGAAGTCATTGATTAAAAACCTCCTTCATTTGGCACAGATAGATAAAGCCTTTATGCTTGGTTAAATATTCCTCATATGGGACTACATCAATAATGAATGCTGTCTCAATAAAATGATCTTCACCTACGATAACAATCCACTTGGTTTCTCTTTCACCAAATACAAAATAATTTTGTCTAAATCCTTTTTGGTAGTATATTTAATATTTTTTTCTTAAAGAATAGATCATCCAAGGGACATCCTCCTATTCTTACATTTAAGTTAATCATACTGATAAATATCTTTAGCCGCAATACAAAACTTGTTACATTTAACTAAATCGAATAAACAGATAGCTAGATATAAACACCACATTATATGCCAATCCACTAATCATCCTGGTAAGGTCTTTTCTCAACCATCACCAATATAAATGTCGCAATCGGTCCAAGAAACAAGGAGACAAGAAACCAGTTTAAGCCACTTCTATTCTTTCCCTGGGCCAGACCTGCATTGATCAATGATAACGTACCCCATCCAACAAAATATTCTTCGTTCATCAAACCAACTCCTTATTGCTAGCCTATTTCTCCACAAACTTTAGTCGAGGCATCCACTGTGACATATGCTCTCTTATCTCCTGATACTGTTTCTTCGCATCTTTCAATTCCTCATTTGTAAGCTGATACATAGGCACAACCCGATAATCCGTTTCGTTGTGAAATTTAACGAATGTCGGCATGAACTTCGGATCGGTTACTTCTGTGTTCTTTTCCCCATCCACACTCGTAATCTGTTTAATCGTAAGCTGCAAAATACCACCAATCCGATTGTATCGTTCATCCTGTCCAGATAAAAAATTACCTAGTGAATATGCGACAAGCGTTTTGTTACCTTTTTTCCCCTCAACCCATTTAAGCGGCTGCAAGACATGTGGATGATGACCAATAACTATATCTACACCATTATCAGCAGCAAATTGCGCAAGGTCCTTTTGCTTATCATTCGGCAAGCGTTCATATTCATTTCCAAAATGAAGGCTGAGTACCGTCACATCGGCTTGTTTTTTCGCCTTGTTAATTGCACTAGCCATTTCCTCTTTATCGATTAGATTGACCAAATAATCTTTCCCATTTGGAACTGGAATCCCGTTTGTTCCATATGTATAAGCAAGAAAGGCTACAGATATCCCCTCATCTGTTTGATAGACTCGTATATCCTTACTATCCTTTTTATCTTTATATGCACCAGTGTACATCATGTCGATAGTTTCCCAATTTCGTATTGCTTGTTGTATTGCTTCCTCACCACGGTCCAATGTATGGTTATTCGCAATCGATACCACATCGACTCCAACCTCTTTTAATGCATCGCCAACCTCAATCGGACTATTAAATGCGGGATAAGAAGACAAGCCAATCTCCTCACCGCCGATCATCGTTTCCTGATTAGCTACGGTAATTGTAGTGTCATTTAAAAAAGGTCTAACTTTATCTAGCATTGGTAGAAAATCATACCCATCTCCAACTACTGCATCATTGTATACGCGATCATGAATAAGTATGTCACCAATCGCTGAAAGTGTAATTTGTTTCACCGTTTCCTTTGGCTCAAGTTTTGTTACCTCTTTTTCACGATGCTTTTCCATTTTTGTATCTACATTTTTATCACTAGCACATGCAGCTAAAAAAATAAATACTAGAATTAGGACGGTTCGTTTTCGCATTTTCATTCGTAATTCCCCTAGGTCTTTTTCTCCATCTTAACACGTGAATAATATATCTTGAATACGTCTTATTTAATTCCTCAATCACTTATTCTAGTACTAAACGATTATGTTTTAGATTATAGAAATCGGGAATGCATTTAATAGAATCACGATAATTTTTAGGAAAGGATCATTCAATTATGCGAAATACACAGTATCAACCAACTAAAAACAAACAACTTTCCGACGCGCAAGAGGTACGTTACGCAAAAGAGTTTAAGCAAGCCGATATTGCTGGTAACTACCGGAATCCTAGGGTAAGAGAAGCCAAGCAAGAAAACCCTGATTTGATAAAATAAAATCTCAAGGCATGGCAAATACTTAACTTCCATGGCTGTAATTATAATGAATCACCCTGCTACAAAGTAGGGTGTATTTTTATGTCAGTTTAAATGGGTGAAACCTTCAGGATATGTTATCGTATATACTAATAGAGAAAATGAAATGGAGGCAAGAAAATATGTCAGAACCAGCAATGCAGTTACTTGACGTTAATAAAACGATCGGTAACAAACAAATTATTAAAGGATTATCGTTTTCTATTAATCCTGGCGAAGTATTTGGATTTATCGGTCCTAATGGTGCTGGTAAAACAACTACCATTCGGATGATGGTCGGATTAATGAACATTACTAGCGGTGATATTCGGATTTTGGGAAAAAGCATTAAAACCGATTATAAGCAAGCTGCTCGCGAAATCGGGGCAATTGTTGAAAACCCCGAAATGTATCCGTTTATGAGTGGTATCCAAAATTTAAACCATTACGCGCGAATGAATCCTGGAGTGACCAAAGAACGAATAAATGAGGTCATCCAACTCGTCGGGCTAGAAAAGGCAATTAAATACAAAGTTGATAAATATTCATTAGGAATGCGCCAACGCCTAGGAATTGCCCAAGCCTTATTGCATAAACCATCAATACTAATACTTGATGAACCTACCAATGGATTGGATCCCGCTGGTATTAGAGAGATTCGTACATATATTAGAAAGTTAGCTGAGCAAGACCATGTTGCGGTGATCATCTCCAGCCACCTTTTATCAGAAGTTGAACTAATGTGTGATCGCATAGGTATTATCAAAAATGGTGAATTAATTACGACACAGGATTTGCATGCAATCCCTAACGAAAAGCAGGAAATTCAAGTACATATGGAAGTAACCCCTGCAGAAAAGGCAAAAGAGCTATTAAAATTGGAACATAATATCGATGCAACAATCAAAGACAGTGTACTTCTATTTCAGAGCGAGAAAGAACACGTTCCAAAGCTAATTCAAACATTGGTAAACAAGGATATTGCTGTCTATCAGGTCAGTGCTGCCGAAGCATCGCTGGAAGACAAATTTTTTGATTTGATTGGAGAGAATACAATTGAGTAATTTTTTCAAGCTGCTTTACAATGAGCAAATAAAAATCTACATCCGAAAATCAACTTGGGTCATGTATCTTCTCCTGGCCGCAATTATTCTCGGGATAGGACTTATGACAAACTCGTTTGGTAATCTTAACGATGAATACCAAGGCGATGACTGGCGTGAAGTACTACAAGAAGAAAATGCTTCACTAACTGAAGAAATGGAAAAAGAAGAGGCAATGAGTGGGTTTAACTCCACTGAAATTGCTAAAAATAATTATTACTTGGAACATGATATTCAACCATCGAAATACGATGCATGGCAATTTGTTATGGAAAATCAAATGTTATTATCGCTAGTTACGTTGTTTACCATCATTGTTGCGGCAGGAATTATTGCCAATGAATTTAAATGGGGAACAATAAAGTTACTACTGATTAGACCAATATCGCGTACTAAAATTTTACTTTCTAAATATATATCAGTCTTGTTATTCGCATTTTTAACACTATTAACTGTTTTAGTATTTTCATGGATTGTCGGCGCTATTCTTTTCGGTGTAAATGGAATGGATCCACACATTGTCCAAAATAAAATGAGTGGTAGTGGATTTGAATATATCTCAGTTATGGAAAGAATTGCAGAAGGATACGGCTATCAACTAGTAACACTGTTAATGATGGCAACATTTGCATTTATGATATCGTCTATCTTCCGCCAAAGCTCACTTGCAATCGGCTTAGCAATCTTCCTTATGTTTGCAGGTAGTTCCATTGTTGGTTTCTTTGCAGATAAGGCTTTTGCAAAATACATTTTATTTGCCAACACAAATTTACAGCAATATGCATATGGTGAACCATTATTAGAAGGGATGTCACTAGGTTTTTCAATTACTGTACTCGCCGTATATTATGTGATTTTCTTAGCTGTCACGTGGTTATTCTTTACCAAACGAGATGTTGCCGGTCACTAGAATTTTTGCATTGTAAATGAGAAAAGCCTATGTTATAACTATAAAGGTAATTATTTTATAACAATAATTTGAGCCCTTATTAAACCGAGGTGTTACAAATGAAACGGTATTTATCTACAATGTTTCTTATTCTTAGTGCTATAATATTAATTGTTGGCTTGCGATTTGATAAACAGTGGAGTGGTATTGCCTCTTGGGGACTATCATTCATCAGTCTCATTTTCGCAGCCTATTTCACAAAGTATATTCCAAATGAAAAAAAAAGGAAAAGGCCATAATTAACGGACAAAAGCTGTTTGCATAAACGTGCGAACAGCTTTTTTTGTATCCAATAAAAAACCGGAAAAAGCATTCTTCCATGCCTTTTCCGGTAAATATTATCTTATACTGATCGTTTTGCCGCTTTTTCGCGTTCGTTTTTATTTAGAATTTTTTTCCGTAAACGAACCGATTCTGGTGTTACTTCACAATATTCATCATCACCTAAATACTCGATTGCTTCTTCAAGTGACATACTTCTTGTTTTTCTAATTGTTGCTGTTTGGTCTTTCGTCGCTGATCGTACGTTTGTTAAATGTTTTTCCCTAGTAATATTGACAGTAATATCATTTTCACGATTATGCTCGCCAACAATCATGCCAGAATAAACTTCTGTACCAGGTTCGATAAATATGACTCCACGGTCCTCTAGTTGCATAATACCATATGTGGATGCTTTTCCATTTTCCAATGCAACAAGAACTCCCTCGCGGCGGCCACCAACATGACCTTTGAAAAATGGCTCATATGAATCAAATGTATGGTTCAGGATTCCATATCCGCGTGTTTGGGACATAAATTCAGTTGTATATCCTAGTAATCCACGTGATGGTACCTTGAATTCGATGCGAACCTGTCCGTTTCCATGATTAATCATGTCGATCATTTCACCTTTTCGCTCTCCTAATGATTCCATAACCCCACCAGTATATTCTTCAGGAATATCAACCTGTACACGCTCAACCGGTTCACACTGTTGACCATCGATTTCTTTAATAATAACTTTTGGTTTTGATAGTTGTAATTCATAACCTTCACGACGCATATTTTCAATCAAAATAGACAAGTGTAATTCACCCCGTCCAGATACTGTCCATGCGTCAGGTGATTCAGTTGGTTCAACCCGTAAACTCACATCGGTTTCTAACTGTTTCATTAACCGTTCTTCAATTCTTCTTGACGTAATATATTTACCTTCTTTTCCAGCAAATGGACTATTATTTACAAGGAAAGTCATTTGTAATGTTGGTTCATCAATCCGAAGTATAGGCAATGCTTCTGGATGGTCTTGTGGACATATCGTTTCTCCCACATTAATATCATCCATTCCAGCAATCGCAATAATGTCTCCAGCTTTAGCTTCTTGAATTTCAATCCGCTTCAACCCAATAAAACCAAATAATTTACTTATTCGGAATGATTTATTTGTCCCATCCTTTTTCATAACTACTACGTTTTGTCCGACACTTATTTTGCCGCGAAAAACACGTCCAACTCCAATTCGACCAACATAATCATTGTAATCGAGCAATGTTACTTGGAATTGCAAAGGCTCATCAGCTGAGTCCACAGGTGCAGGAATATGTTCCATAATCGTTTTAAAAACAGGTTCCATTGTTTCCTGTTGGTCATCTGGTTCTTCGCCTGATGTTCCATTTAATGCTGATGCATACACAACTGGGAATTCCAATTGTTCATCATCTGCACCTAATTCGATAAATAAATCCAACACTTCATCAATAACCTCATTTGGACGAGCATTTGGGCGATCGATTTTATTTAAAACAACTACTGGTGTTAATTTTTGTTCCAATGCTTTCTTCAACACAAAACGAGTTTGCGGCATACAGCCTTCATATGCATCAACAACTAAAAGTACACCATCAACCATTTTCATGATACGTTCGACTTCACCACCAAAGTCGGCGTGACCTGGTGTATCTAAAATATTGATGGACGTATCTTTATATTTAATAGCAGTATTCTTTGACAAAATGGTAATACCACGTTCACGCTCAATATCATTTGAATCCATAGCACGTTCATCCACATGCTCATTTTCACGAAAAGTACCCGAGTATTTCAATAATTGATCCACAAGTGTTGTTTTACCATGGTCAACGTGGGCGATAATCGCGATATTCCGAATATCTTCTCTTAATTGCATAAAAAGTACGCTCCTCTTTCGTTACGAATAAAGTAAAACTACATGTAATGGGTACCCCCCATTACTATTAGTTAAACGAATCGGACCTTGATTAGGCAGTTAAGCTTTTAAATTATATGACGATATCTTAACTGCGTATTAAGGTGAGATAACTCAAACCATACTATTATATCACATAATTCTACATTATAAAAACTTATTTTTTGCATTTTACACTATTCGGTAAACCAAAGGGTAAACATAGCCCCGCCTAATTCCGATTTCCCTACTGTAATTTTACCGCCAGATTGTTCAACAATTGCCCGTGCAATCGCTAATCCTAATCCAGTTTCCCCATTCTTACCTTTCACAAACCGGTGAAAAATATGTGGAATTAATTCTTCTGGAATCCCGTTACCATCATCTTCAACGGTGATCATGATTTTTTTATCTTGTTTTTTTGCATTTATATTTACTTGATTTGTTGCATGACGGATTCCGTTAAATGTTATATTTAACAACGCTCTTAACAGTTTTTCCTGATCAGCAACAAGTGTCACGCTAGGTTCCACGTTATGTTTTATCATTATCCCTTGCTCATTAACAACCGGCAATGCACGATCCATCACTTGATCAACTAAATCCGAAATATCGATTCTTTCTGGCTGATAAACGGTCTGTTCACTATCTAATTTCGCCAGTAAAATCATTTCATTGATAATTTTTTTCAGCCGTTTCACTTCTGTCACCATAACTTCTAAACCTTTTTCCTCATCCGTTTCATCAAAAATACGGTCGCGAATCCCTTCTGCATATCCCTGGATTGTCATTAGTGGAGTCTTTAATTCATGGCTTGCATTTTGGAAGAAGGCCTGCTGTGACTTCATGTACCGCTGAAGCTCATCTGCCATATCAAACACACTTTGCTCTACTTCTTTAATTTCTCCTGTTGCTTGAATTCGCTCGATCTGATCAAATTGCCTTTTCTCAACCTTTTTTAATTGCCATTTTAATTTTGATAAGGGGGTAACTAACTTATTGGTAAGAAAATAACTCAATATAATCGCTGCAATAGCCCCGATAAGAAAGACAATTAATAACCGTTGAAAATAATCGTGCTGCACCACTTGTAAATCTTTTAATGGAGTTAATAAAATCAGCTCCAGTCCTGTACTTTTGGGATAAAACAAAATTCTCGAGGTTACATACTTGTCATTACCATATTCCCATAGTTCCTCACTTTGATCAGCAAAATCATTATTTGCAAAAAAACCATTTTCAACCCGTTTGGACATAGTTGAATCCAAGACTCTATTCTGTTTTCGGTCATACATAAATAGTTGCAAATCCCTGTCTTGTAGGAAGTCACCAAATTGCTGAATATTTTGTTGTGCGCCATATTCCTCGTTTAGAATACTGACAAGGATTTCTCCCTTTTGCTTTAACTGCCGCTGCTCATCTTGAACCAATAGATCGAGTATTAAGGAGTAAATCACAAACCCTGTGACAGCCAAAATAACAAGTAATAATGTAGTAAATGCAGCGTTTAACTGATGTTGAAGTTTCATACCTATTCCTCTTCAGAACGTAGACGATACCCATAACCCCAAACCGTTTCCAATTGGATACCATCCAGTTTTTTACGAATTCGCTTTACCAAATCATCGACCGCCCGATCACTGCCAAAGTAGTCCTCTCCCCATACACTTACCAATAATTCTTCCCGGGAAAAAGCCCTGTTTACATTCTCAGCTAGCAATAAAATCAGGTCATATTCCTTTGTAGTTATTTCCTGTTCTTGTCCATTCCAAAAAACACGTCGATCATTCTTATATATTAATAAATTTTCTACTTTTACTTTTTCCTGTGTTGGTTGATTTGTTTCCAATGTTAACTTTGTCCGCTTTAATAAACGTTTCACACGTGCAATTAACTCACGCGGACTAAACGGTTTCGTTAAATAATCATCACTTCCAAGCTCTAGCCCAAGAATTTTATCAATTTCTTCATCCTTTGCCGAAATAATGATAATCGGGACTTCGCTCTCTTGACGGATTTTTTTACAAAAGTCATACCCATCCATCCCAGGCAGCATGATGTCTAAGATCCACAAATCTGGGGGCTGTGTTTGCCAT
Coding sequences within:
- a CDS encoding PadR family transcriptional regulator: MTLRSQLLKGILEGCILSIIKQQPTYGYELSVRLQEFGLADVSEGSIYPILLRLQKEKLIEGVMKKSESGPKRKYYHLTPDGEQALIEFIHHWETIKHPVDQIIEKGGT
- a CDS encoding DUF1129 family protein gives rise to the protein MNFKELIALNNEKREQLNEENLAYYEDMLVYIRLNFNKSEQQTEETLLELLEHVLQAQSEGRSAKEVFGDDPKAYCQELIGEMPKEQMKQQIPFIVHLVLQFLGIISLVTGVVRPGLYYLFDLGTNTVSISLGKGLMSILFYLLLLFSFILIIFIWIKHSSFKEKQPKKWVEFIQLWVVGVIHIGLFIFVPKVIPDFGTVLTIPALWFAVIGGVLYLVSYLFKRNW
- a CDS encoding CapA family protein, whose product is MKMRKRTVLILVFIFLAACASDKNVDTKMEKHREKEVTKLEPKETVKQITLSAIGDILIHDRVYNDAVVGDGYDFLPMLDKVRPFLNDTTITVANQETMIGGEEIGLSSYPAFNSPIEVGDALKEVGVDVVSIANNHTLDRGEEAIQQAIRNWETIDMMYTGAYKDKKDSKDIRVYQTDEGISVAFLAYTYGTNGIPVPNGKDYLVNLIDKEEMASAINKAKKQADVTVLSLHFGNEYERLPNDKQKDLAQFAADNGVDIVIGHHPHVLQPLKWVEGKKGNKTLVAYSLGNFLSGQDERYNRIGGILQLTIKQITSVDGEKNTEVTDPKFMPTFVKFHNETDYRVVPMYQLTNEELKDAKKQYQEIREHMSQWMPRLKFVEK
- a CDS encoding YfhE family protein, producing MRNTQYQPTKNKQLSDAQEVRYAKEFKQADIAGNYRNPRVREAKQENPDLIK
- a CDS encoding ABC transporter ATP-binding protein, which encodes MSEPAMQLLDVNKTIGNKQIIKGLSFSINPGEVFGFIGPNGAGKTTTIRMMVGLMNITSGDIRILGKSIKTDYKQAAREIGAIVENPEMYPFMSGIQNLNHYARMNPGVTKERINEVIQLVGLEKAIKYKVDKYSLGMRQRLGIAQALLHKPSILILDEPTNGLDPAGIREIRTYIRKLAEQDHVAVIISSHLLSEVELMCDRIGIIKNGELITTQDLHAIPNEKQEIQVHMEVTPAEKAKELLKLEHNIDATIKDSVLLFQSEKEHVPKLIQTLVNKDIAVYQVSAAEASLEDKFFDLIGENTIE
- a CDS encoding ABC transporter permease, producing MSNFFKLLYNEQIKIYIRKSTWVMYLLLAAIILGIGLMTNSFGNLNDEYQGDDWREVLQEENASLTEEMEKEEAMSGFNSTEIAKNNYYLEHDIQPSKYDAWQFVMENQMLLSLVTLFTIIVAAGIIANEFKWGTIKLLLIRPISRTKILLSKYISVLLFAFLTLLTVLVFSWIVGAILFGVNGMDPHIVQNKMSGSGFEYISVMERIAEGYGYQLVTLLMMATFAFMISSIFRQSSLAIGLAIFLMFAGSSIVGFFADKAFAKYILFANTNLQQYAYGEPLLEGMSLGFSITVLAVYYVIFLAVTWLFFTKRDVAGH
- the typA gene encoding translational GTPase TypA; the encoded protein is MQLREDIRNIAIIAHVDHGKTTLVDQLLKYSGTFRENEHVDERAMDSNDIERERGITILSKNTAIKYKDTSINILDTPGHADFGGEVERIMKMVDGVLLVVDAYEGCMPQTRFVLKKALEQKLTPVVVLNKIDRPNARPNEVIDEVLDLFIELGADDEQLEFPVVYASALNGTSGEEPDDQQETMEPVFKTIMEHIPAPVDSADEPLQFQVTLLDYNDYVGRIGVGRVFRGKISVGQNVVVMKKDGTNKSFRISKLFGFIGLKRIEIQEAKAGDIIAIAGMDDINVGETICPQDHPEALPILRIDEPTLQMTFLVNNSPFAGKEGKYITSRRIEERLMKQLETDVSLRVEPTESPDAWTVSGRGELHLSILIENMRREGYELQLSKPKVIIKEIDGQQCEPVERVQVDIPEEYTGGVMESLGERKGEMIDMINHGNGQVRIEFKVPSRGLLGYTTEFMSQTRGYGILNHTFDSYEPFFKGHVGGRREGVLVALENGKASTYGIMQLEDRGVIFIEPGTEVYSGMIVGEHNRENDITVNITREKHLTNVRSATKDQTATIRKTRSMSLEEAIEYLGDDEYCEVTPESVRLRKKILNKNEREKAAKRSV
- a CDS encoding sensor histidine kinase, which encodes MKLQHQLNAAFTTLLLVILAVTGFVIYSLILDLLVQDEQRQLKQKGEILVSILNEEYGAQQNIQQFGDFLQDRDLQLFMYDRKQNRVLDSTMSKRVENGFFANNDFADQSEELWEYGNDKYVTSRILFYPKSTGLELILLTPLKDLQVVQHDYFQRLLIVFLIGAIAAIILSYFLTNKLVTPLSKLKWQLKKVEKRQFDQIERIQATGEIKEVEQSVFDMADELQRYMKSQQAFFQNASHELKTPLMTIQGYAEGIRDRIFDETDEEKGLEVMVTEVKRLKKIINEMILLAKLDSEQTVYQPERIDISDLVDQVMDRALPVVNEQGIMIKHNVEPSVTLVADQEKLLRALLNITFNGIRHATNQVNINAKKQDKKIMITVEDDGNGIPEELIPHIFHRFVKGKNGETGLGLAIARAIVEQSGGKITVGKSELGGAMFTLWFTE
- a CDS encoding response regulator transcription factor, whose translation is MNYHIGVVEDDINIQNIVSAYLNKEGFMVTVQDSAEDAFELWQTQPPDLWILDIMLPGMDGYDFCKKIRQESEVPIIIISAKDEEIDKILGLELGSDDYLTKPFSPRELIARVKRLLKRTKLTLETNQPTQEKVKVENLLIYKNDRRVFWNGQEQEITTKEYDLILLLAENVNRAFSREELLVSVWGEDYFGSDRAVDDLVKRIRKKLDGIQLETVWGYGYRLRSEEE